In one window of Bradyrhizobium diazoefficiens DNA:
- a CDS encoding TAXI family TRAP transporter solute-binding subunit: MFRGLIMLAPALVAGISFASTRYAIAEDIKLPATLTFTAYDTGTAGFNIAVGVGKMMKDKYNTDVRVLPAGNDVARLAPLRAKRAASSAMGSGSYFAQEGVFEFGSREWGPQPLQLMLSSVDCNCGSLGVAADAGVKELKDLKGKRVGFVVGSPALNQNSLAVLAFAGLTQKDVKIVEFASYGAMWKGLINNDTDAAFGTTITGPAKEAETSPRGLVWPPLPAKDKEGWARMLKVGTFFFPQLATCGAGISPDKPIELGNYPYPIFVVYASQPADQVYAMTKAMIVNYDAYKDSAPGAGGLAADRQTKNWVVPVHPGAVKALKEAGQWSDAQEAYNTKLIKRQEVLGAAWAEYGKSSPPSDDKAFLEGWMKARAAALAKAEMPNGFEE; encoded by the coding sequence ATGTTTCGTGGGCTCATCATGCTCGCGCCTGCTTTGGTTGCGGGCATTTCTTTTGCGTCTACACGCTATGCAATCGCCGAAGACATCAAGCTGCCGGCGACATTGACCTTCACCGCCTATGACACCGGCACCGCCGGCTTCAACATCGCGGTCGGCGTCGGCAAGATGATGAAGGACAAATACAACACCGACGTGCGCGTGCTGCCGGCCGGCAACGACGTCGCCCGTCTCGCGCCGCTGCGCGCCAAGCGTGCGGCCTCGTCCGCAATGGGATCGGGCTCCTATTTCGCGCAGGAAGGCGTGTTCGAGTTCGGCTCAAGGGAATGGGGGCCGCAGCCGCTCCAGCTGATGCTCTCCAGCGTCGACTGCAATTGCGGCTCGCTCGGTGTTGCTGCAGATGCCGGCGTGAAGGAACTGAAAGACCTCAAGGGCAAGCGCGTCGGCTTCGTGGTCGGCTCACCCGCGCTGAACCAGAATTCGCTCGCGGTGCTGGCCTTCGCCGGGTTGACGCAGAAGGACGTCAAGATCGTCGAATTCGCAAGCTACGGCGCGATGTGGAAAGGGTTGATTAACAACGACACCGACGCCGCCTTTGGCACCACCATCACCGGTCCCGCCAAGGAAGCCGAGACCTCGCCGCGCGGCCTGGTCTGGCCGCCGCTGCCGGCCAAGGACAAGGAGGGCTGGGCGCGGATGCTGAAGGTCGGCACGTTCTTCTTCCCGCAGCTTGCGACCTGCGGCGCCGGCATTTCGCCGGACAAGCCGATCGAGCTTGGCAACTACCCCTACCCGATCTTCGTGGTTTACGCCTCGCAACCTGCCGATCAGGTCTATGCGATGACCAAGGCGATGATCGTGAACTACGATGCCTACAAGGATTCCGCGCCCGGCGCCGGCGGGCTGGCCGCCGACCGCCAGACCAAGAACTGGGTGGTGCCGGTGCATCCCGGCGCAGTGAAGGCGCTGAAGGAGGCCGGGCAATGGAGCGACGCGCAGGAGGCGTACAACACCAAGCTGATCAAGCGCCAGGAGGTGCTTGGCGCGGCATGGGCCGAGTACGGCAAATCCAGTCCGCCGTCGGATGACAAGGCGTTCCTCGAGGGCTGGATGAAGGCCCGCGCAGCGGCACTTGCGAAAGCCGAGATGCCGAACGGATTCGAGGAGTAG
- a CDS encoding FAD-binding oxidoreductase, translating into MPAAFPSSAPIIPTVPLTAELRDALRAIVGEKGLIEDEHGKQPFVTDWRGLLVGGAGAVVRPGSTEEVAKVVRLCHEDGIAIVPQGGNTGLMGGATPWPAHTGIVLSLGRMNRVLDVDAVGYAMTVEAGCVLQTLQETAAEHDRFLPLSLGAQGSCMIGGNLSTNAGGVQVLRYGNARNLVLGLEVVLPNGDVWNGLRALKKDNTGYDLKHLFMGAEGTLGIITKAVLKLWPAPKDVCTAWLAVRDPRAALEILSEAHAASEDNVGSCELLSRAAVDLVMRHIPGVQDPLKADTPWYLLLEWSSSRPRQDGADGMSEKMEQFLSHQLEAGRVLDAVIAQTVSQSRNMWRIREAMAEASRAEGPGLSYDVSVAISRIPEFIDKGLKAALAILPSIRPYPLGHIGDGNLHFSFMGPKDMDQQTLNQHTAAITRAVNDLITSMGGSISAEHGIGIDKLDELSHYRSKTELDIMRTIKRALDPQNIMNPGKVLRL; encoded by the coding sequence ATGCCGGCTGCCTTCCCGTCGTCCGCACCCATCATCCCGACCGTTCCATTGACCGCCGAGCTGCGCGATGCGTTGCGCGCGATCGTGGGCGAGAAAGGTCTTATCGAGGACGAGCACGGCAAGCAGCCGTTCGTGACGGACTGGCGCGGCCTACTGGTGGGCGGTGCCGGCGCCGTCGTTCGTCCCGGCAGCACCGAGGAAGTCGCGAAAGTGGTGCGGCTGTGCCATGAGGACGGCATCGCGATCGTGCCGCAGGGCGGCAACACCGGGCTGATGGGCGGGGCCACGCCCTGGCCCGCGCACACCGGCATCGTGCTGTCGCTAGGCCGCATGAACCGCGTGCTAGACGTCGATGCCGTCGGCTACGCGATGACGGTCGAGGCCGGCTGCGTGCTGCAAACGCTTCAGGAGACAGCGGCCGAACACGACAGGTTCCTGCCGCTCAGTCTGGGCGCCCAGGGCTCATGCATGATCGGCGGCAACCTCTCGACCAACGCCGGCGGCGTGCAGGTGCTGCGCTATGGCAATGCGCGCAATCTTGTCCTGGGGCTCGAGGTCGTGTTGCCCAACGGCGATGTCTGGAATGGACTGCGTGCGCTCAAGAAGGACAACACCGGCTACGATCTGAAGCACTTGTTCATGGGCGCCGAGGGCACACTGGGCATCATCACCAAGGCGGTGCTCAAGTTGTGGCCGGCGCCGAAGGACGTCTGCACGGCGTGGCTGGCTGTTCGCGATCCGCGCGCGGCGTTGGAGATCCTGTCCGAAGCGCATGCGGCATCCGAGGACAATGTCGGGTCCTGCGAACTGCTGAGCCGCGCGGCCGTCGACCTCGTGATGCGCCACATTCCCGGCGTCCAGGATCCGCTCAAGGCGGATACGCCTTGGTACCTGCTGCTTGAATGGTCGTCCTCGCGCCCACGGCAGGACGGGGCCGATGGCATGTCCGAGAAGATGGAGCAGTTTCTCAGCCATCAGCTCGAGGCCGGCCGCGTGCTCGACGCCGTGATCGCGCAGACCGTCAGTCAGTCGCGCAACATGTGGCGCATCCGGGAAGCCATGGCCGAGGCATCACGCGCCGAGGGACCTGGGCTCAGCTACGATGTGTCGGTGGCGATCTCCAGAATTCCCGAGTTCATCGACAAGGGCCTCAAAGCCGCCCTCGCCATTCTCCCGAGCATTCGCCCCTACCCGCTCGGGCATATCGGCGACGGCAATCTGCATTTTTCGTTCATGGGCCCGAAGGACATGGATCAGCAGACGCTGAACCAACACACCGCCGCCATCACCCGCGCCGTGAACGATCTCATCACCTCCATGGGCGGCTCGATCTCGGCGGAGCATGGCATCGGCATCGACAAGCTCGACGAGCTCAGCCACTACCGCTCCAAGACCGAGCTCGACATCATGCGCACTATCAAGCGCGCGCTCGATCCGCAGAACATCATGAATCCCGGCAAGGTGCTGCGGCTGTGA
- a CDS encoding acyl-CoA carboxylase subunit beta, which yields MNWKPELDELARREAFAREMGGVDKVKRQHDQGRLTVRERIEGLIDKGSFHEIGAVSGIGEYDAKGELKTVTPANCVFGRARVDGRTVVVVGDDFTVRGGSADASISAKPLMAEEMAHDFRLPIVRIIEGSGGGGSVKTIETKGAANLPGGIGGTRWYRFTIENLSRVPVVALGLGSVAGLGAARLAASHYSIMTKKSAMFVAGPPVVKALGQNLSKEELGGADIQTRAGAVDHAVDTEEEAFACARRFLSYLPSSVDGLPPTVPCADNPERAEEALMNAVPRNRKQVYKMRPIIEQVVDKGSFFEVASQFGKPIIVGLARLEGRAVMVLASDSFHYGGSWTADACQKVVRWVDFAETFHLPIVYLMDCPGFMIGLDAEKAGTIRHGVRAMAAVNQTTVPWCTVILRNAFGVAGVVHQPADRFSIRYAWPSAYWGSLPLEGGIEAAYRADIDAAEDKAAKLNEIQERLNKLRSPFRSAEKFWVEEIIDPRKTRSLLCEFARLAEPLRKSGPPENMTIRP from the coding sequence ATGAACTGGAAGCCGGAACTCGACGAGCTCGCCCGGCGCGAAGCCTTCGCGCGGGAGATGGGCGGCGTTGACAAGGTCAAGCGACAGCATGACCAGGGCCGGCTGACTGTTCGGGAGCGCATCGAAGGACTGATCGACAAGGGCAGCTTCCACGAGATCGGTGCCGTCTCCGGCATCGGTGAGTACGATGCCAAGGGCGAGCTGAAGACCGTGACGCCGGCGAACTGCGTGTTCGGCCGCGCGCGCGTCGACGGCCGCACCGTGGTGGTGGTCGGCGACGATTTCACCGTGCGCGGCGGCTCCGCCGATGCGTCGATCTCGGCAAAACCCTTGATGGCGGAGGAGATGGCACACGACTTCCGTCTGCCGATCGTTCGCATCATCGAAGGCTCCGGCGGCGGCGGCTCGGTCAAGACCATCGAGACCAAGGGCGCGGCGAATCTGCCGGGCGGCATCGGCGGCACCCGCTGGTATCGCTTCACGATCGAAAACCTGTCTCGCGTGCCCGTGGTCGCGCTCGGCCTTGGCTCGGTCGCAGGCCTGGGTGCCGCGCGTCTTGCCGCCAGCCACTATTCCATCATGACCAAAAAATCCGCGATGTTCGTCGCAGGGCCACCGGTGGTGAAGGCGCTGGGGCAGAACCTTTCGAAGGAAGAGCTCGGTGGCGCCGACATCCAGACCCGCGCCGGTGCGGTCGATCATGCCGTCGACACCGAGGAGGAGGCCTTTGCCTGCGCGCGGCGCTTCCTCTCTTATTTGCCATCGTCGGTTGACGGGCTGCCGCCGACCGTGCCCTGCGCCGACAATCCGGAGCGGGCCGAAGAAGCGCTGATGAACGCGGTGCCGCGCAACCGCAAGCAAGTGTACAAGATGCGGCCGATCATCGAGCAGGTCGTCGACAAGGGCTCGTTCTTCGAGGTCGCCAGCCAATTCGGCAAGCCGATCATCGTTGGCCTCGCCCGGCTCGAGGGCAGGGCGGTGATGGTGCTCGCCAGCGACAGCTTTCACTATGGCGGCTCCTGGACGGCGGATGCCTGCCAGAAGGTGGTTCGCTGGGTCGACTTCGCGGAGACCTTCCATCTGCCGATCGTCTATCTCATGGACTGCCCCGGCTTCATGATCGGCCTCGATGCCGAGAAGGCGGGGACCATCCGTCACGGCGTCCGCGCGATGGCCGCGGTCAACCAGACCACGGTGCCCTGGTGCACGGTGATCCTGCGCAACGCCTTCGGTGTCGCCGGCGTGGTGCATCAGCCGGCCGATCGCTTCTCGATCCGCTACGCCTGGCCGTCGGCCTATTGGGGCTCGCTGCCGCTCGAAGGCGGCATCGAAGCCGCCTACCGCGCCGACATCGATGCGGCCGAGGACAAGGCCGCCAAGCTCAACGAGATTCAGGAGCGTCTCAACAAGCTGCGCTCGCCGTTTCGCTCGGCCGAAAAGTTCTGGGTCGAGGAGATCATCGACCCCCGCAAGACGCGGTCGCTGTTGTGCGAATTCGCGCGGCTGGCCGAGCCGCTGCGGAAGTCGGGGCCGCCGGAGAACATGACGATCAGGCCCTGA
- a CDS encoding IclR family transcriptional regulator, with the protein MGRRSERLSRQGALAGDAGEGDVIQVVSRAFDVLRCFEGHEARLGNLEISNRCGLPRSTVSRLTHTLTRMGQLVYLPRDQKYRIGPSAVAMSASMMKGAQLRSMIRQRLQEVAEQLPGTVGLVVPDRFNLVYVQFARSAAALGLHEGTGSRISMASTAAGAAYTAALAPEVGDAFIADMEREAPEAAKILKPRIEANRQSLCERGYVVACGLWSPHINGLAVPIWSPQYQTFVVITIGLLSSMYDEQRLHAEVAPLMLDLGRSLASLVEGAEGDVFNNRISRKPVAMAVHNNNKPINSEGVDELEAGTRRARPARSLRAGDGRR; encoded by the coding sequence ATGGGACGACGTTCGGAGCGGTTGAGTAGACAAGGTGCGCTCGCTGGCGATGCCGGCGAGGGTGACGTCATCCAGGTGGTGTCGCGCGCGTTCGACGTGTTGCGATGCTTCGAGGGCCACGAGGCCAGGCTCGGCAATCTCGAGATTTCAAATCGCTGCGGTCTGCCGCGCTCGACGGTGTCGCGGCTCACGCACACGCTGACGCGCATGGGCCAGCTCGTTTACCTGCCGCGCGACCAGAAGTATCGCATCGGTCCCAGCGCGGTGGCGATGAGTGCCTCGATGATGAAGGGCGCGCAGCTGCGCAGCATGATCCGGCAGCGGCTCCAGGAAGTCGCCGAGCAATTGCCGGGTACTGTCGGCTTGGTCGTCCCGGATCGCTTCAATCTCGTTTACGTGCAATTCGCGCGCTCGGCGGCCGCACTCGGCCTGCACGAGGGCACCGGCAGCCGCATCTCGATGGCCTCGACCGCCGCGGGCGCGGCCTACACCGCGGCGCTGGCGCCGGAGGTCGGCGACGCCTTCATCGCGGACATGGAACGGGAAGCCCCTGAGGCTGCAAAGATCCTGAAGCCCCGCATCGAGGCCAACCGGCAGTCGCTGTGCGAGCGCGGCTATGTCGTGGCTTGTGGTCTCTGGAGCCCGCACATCAACGGGCTCGCGGTGCCGATCTGGTCACCGCAATATCAGACCTTCGTGGTCATCACCATCGGCCTTCTGTCGTCGATGTATGACGAGCAGCGTTTGCATGCTGAGGTCGCGCCGCTGATGCTCGATCTGGGCCGGTCGCTGGCCAGCCTGGTCGAAGGCGCGGAAGGCGATGTCTTCAACAACCGCATCTCGCGCAAACCGGTCGCAATGGCCGTGCATAACAATAACAAGCCGATCAATTCGGAGGGAGTGGATGAACTGGAAGCCGGAACTCGACGAGCTCGCCCGGCGCGAAGCCTTCGCGCGGGAGATGGGCGGCGTTGA
- a CDS encoding acetyl-CoA carboxylase biotin carboxyl carrier protein subunit, translating into MPEIKIVTEIAGRICATPVQVGVTVADGDEIVIVEAMKMEIPVASPASGTITSLLVKIDDVVAEGQAVAIVAN; encoded by the coding sequence ATGCCAGAAATTAAGATCGTCACGGAGATCGCCGGACGCATCTGCGCAACTCCCGTGCAAGTTGGAGTAACCGTGGCCGATGGCGATGAAATTGTGATCGTCGAAGCCATGAAGATGGAGATACCTGTGGCTTCGCCCGCGAGCGGCACGATCACGTCGCTTCTCGTCAAGATCGATGACGTCGTTGCCGAGGGGCAAGCGGTCGCAATCGTTGCGAACTGA